The Spirosoma radiotolerans genome has a window encoding:
- a CDS encoding flavin reductase family protein, with amino-acid sequence MPRRLLKYKDYDVHSVTTIANGKRNANIVTWLTQTDMGNKVLAVALYKVDYTIELVRESGILNINLLADDQPGLIRKLGQQSGRDKDKFKNLPHALDERGCPYLTEAIGYVQCRVMHSTDAGDHELFICDVIKQVVLNPDKTVMTNSFLKAKKLIRG; translated from the coding sequence ATGCCCAGACGCCTGTTAAAATACAAAGACTACGACGTGCACAGCGTGACAACGATAGCCAATGGAAAGCGGAACGCGAACATCGTTACCTGGCTTACGCAGACAGATATGGGCAATAAGGTGCTGGCCGTCGCGCTGTATAAAGTCGATTATACCATTGAACTGGTTCGGGAAAGCGGTATCTTGAACATAAACTTACTGGCCGACGATCAGCCGGGGTTGATTCGTAAACTTGGCCAGCAGTCCGGGCGCGACAAAGACAAGTTCAAAAACCTGCCTCATGCCCTCGATGAACGGGGTTGTCCGTACCTGACGGAAGCCATTGGGTATGTGCAGTGCCGCGTGATGCACAGCACTGACGCCGGTGATCACGAGTTATTTATCTGTGACGTAATCAAACAAGTCGTGCTGAATCCAGACAAAACGGTGATGACGAACTCGTTTCTAAAAGCGAAGAAGCTGATACGCGGCTAA
- a CDS encoding 4-hydroxy-3-methylbut-2-enyl diphosphate reductase: MKSFDIPEYYRSSIITPLKEFRRKQDKLKRDFTPTLLDFGPIRLLIARHFGFCYGVENAVEIAYKAIAENPGKRIFLLSEMIHNPDVNADLQDRGVRFIMDTSGRQLIPWSELAPEDVVIIPAFGTTLETQSQLSALGLNIEKYDTTCPFVEKVWNKASQIGLKNYTVIVHGKPSHEETRATFSHSKEAAPTVVVKDMAQTQRLAKYITGELPIEEFYTEFDGQFSVGFDPTRDLQRIGVVNQTTMLASDTQSIADYLKQVMTQKYSLTADTVEAHFANTRDTLCYATNDNQDATYALLNYPADFAIVAGGYNSSNTSHIVELCEQKLPTYFIESEQKILSATLIRHFDGHTKQEIVTENFIPQPNGSELNSPLSNPVTVLLTCGASCPDAVVEGILFKLVSFFPTARPVEDVVRAFVQ; encoded by the coding sequence ATGAAATCGTTCGATATACCTGAGTATTACCGCAGCAGCATTATTACCCCCCTGAAAGAGTTTAGGCGGAAGCAGGACAAACTGAAACGGGATTTCACCCCTACCCTACTTGATTTTGGGCCAATCAGGCTGCTGATCGCACGGCATTTCGGCTTCTGCTATGGTGTCGAAAACGCGGTTGAGATTGCATATAAAGCCATTGCAGAAAACCCAGGTAAGCGCATTTTTTTGCTTAGTGAAATGATCCATAATCCCGATGTCAATGCTGATTTGCAGGACAGGGGCGTCCGATTTATTATGGATACAAGCGGGCGGCAACTCATTCCATGGTCGGAACTAGCACCAGAGGATGTGGTGATCATCCCGGCTTTCGGGACAACGCTGGAAACACAAAGTCAACTGTCGGCATTAGGGCTCAATATTGAGAAATACGATACGACCTGCCCTTTTGTCGAAAAAGTGTGGAATAAGGCGAGTCAGATTGGTCTGAAAAATTATACCGTGATTGTCCACGGGAAGCCGAGTCACGAAGAAACCCGCGCCACGTTCTCCCACAGCAAAGAAGCGGCTCCTACGGTTGTGGTCAAGGACATGGCCCAGACACAACGGCTGGCCAAATACATCACAGGCGAGTTACCCATCGAAGAATTCTACACTGAGTTTGACGGCCAGTTCTCTGTTGGTTTCGACCCAACCCGCGACTTACAACGTATTGGCGTTGTGAATCAAACGACAATGCTGGCTTCTGATACACAGAGCATTGCCGATTATCTGAAGCAGGTAATGACCCAGAAGTATTCGTTAACAGCCGACACGGTAGAGGCTCATTTCGCTAACACACGCGATACGCTTTGTTACGCTACCAACGATAATCAGGATGCCACCTACGCACTACTGAACTACCCGGCCGATTTCGCCATCGTGGCGGGGGGCTACAACTCCTCCAATACATCGCACATTGTTGAACTCTGCGAACAGAAATTGCCGACTTACTTTATTGAATCGGAACAGAAGATTTTATCGGCTACATTGATCCGTCACTTCGATGGGCATACCAAGCAGGAAATCGTAACCGAAAACTTCATTCCCCAACCGAATGGTTCTGAACTAAATAGCCCATTATCCAACCCAGTTACGGTCCTATTAACCTGTGGAGCCTCCTGCCCCGACGCGGTTGTTGAAGGTATTCTGTTCAAGCTTGTGAGTTTTTTCCCTACGGCCCGGCCCGTAGAGGACGTTGTTCGGGCGTTTGTGCAGTAA
- a CDS encoding glycoside hydrolase family 10 protein produces MRLIAYSSLLFFILLVTGCRHAKPVVVTKKPAPKPARPVVVVPAPEKPVAVKPPAPKPVVPKVLVAPADTLPFDEVTDLTPAPPKREFRAVWIATVNNIDWPSKKGLPVADQQREILSMFDQHQQMGLNAVVVQVRSAADAFYARSSEPWSEWLTGQQGLPPEPFYDPLEFMIEQAHQRGLEFHAWFNLDRATFGKTASIAPTNIIYRKPEWMLNYGGKKLFNLGLPAVRSYIAGIVANVVREYDVDGIHFDDYFYPYAEPGQVLRDDSTYKANYNGMTKADWRRDNVTKLVKELRDSIRANKPWVKFGISPFGIWKNQSSDPDGSATNGGQSYYEIYADTRKWVREGLIDYIVPQVYFSSEFNRAPYKTLVEWWTRNCPGNCHLYIGHGAYRVGRGSERDPGWWRPTEFPDQMRYNRQQQVVKGSIFFSAKNLQINPLAIRDSLQTNFYRHPALVPTMTWLDSIPPLPPRDVKAAMTAEGVELYWEQSAEASDGDEASAYLIYRFEGRRPRLLTNDPRYILGRCTGESSTRFLDKTADPKKKYTYVLTALDRLQNESREVSIKVP; encoded by the coding sequence ATGCGTCTGATTGCTTACAGTAGTCTATTGTTTTTCATTCTCCTTGTCACTGGTTGTCGGCACGCCAAGCCCGTTGTTGTGACAAAGAAGCCTGCCCCTAAACCCGCGCGTCCTGTTGTGGTTGTGCCAGCTCCCGAAAAACCAGTTGCTGTAAAACCACCTGCCCCCAAGCCTGTTGTCCCTAAGGTTCTTGTTGCTCCGGCTGATACACTTCCTTTTGATGAAGTAACTGACCTGACACCCGCGCCCCCAAAACGGGAGTTTCGGGCGGTATGGATTGCGACGGTTAATAATATTGACTGGCCAAGCAAAAAAGGATTGCCCGTTGCCGATCAACAACGCGAAATTTTGTCTATGTTCGATCAGCACCAGCAAATGGGCCTTAATGCGGTTGTTGTGCAGGTGCGGTCGGCCGCCGATGCGTTTTACGCCCGAAGTTCAGAGCCCTGGTCGGAGTGGCTGACGGGGCAACAGGGATTACCACCTGAGCCTTTTTATGATCCGCTGGAATTTATGATTGAGCAGGCGCACCAGCGCGGACTCGAATTTCATGCCTGGTTTAATCTGGACCGGGCCACGTTCGGCAAAACGGCCAGCATTGCGCCAACAAACATCATTTACCGTAAACCGGAATGGATGTTGAATTACGGCGGCAAAAAACTTTTTAACCTCGGCCTGCCAGCCGTTCGCTCCTACATTGCGGGTATTGTGGCGAACGTTGTTCGCGAATATGACGTAGACGGGATTCACTTCGATGATTATTTTTACCCATATGCCGAACCAGGTCAGGTGTTGCGTGATGATAGCACCTACAAAGCGAATTACAACGGCATGACCAAGGCCGACTGGCGACGCGATAATGTGACAAAACTCGTCAAGGAGTTGCGGGATTCCATTCGGGCAAACAAGCCCTGGGTAAAGTTTGGCATTAGCCCGTTTGGCATCTGGAAAAACCAAAGCAGTGACCCGGATGGCTCTGCCACCAACGGCGGACAATCCTATTATGAAATTTATGCCGACACCCGAAAATGGGTGCGTGAGGGGCTGATCGACTATATCGTGCCTCAGGTTTACTTTAGTTCAGAGTTCAATAGAGCCCCCTATAAAACACTGGTGGAATGGTGGACACGAAACTGCCCCGGTAATTGTCATCTGTACATTGGGCATGGTGCCTACCGGGTCGGGCGAGGTTCTGAACGGGACCCCGGTTGGTGGCGACCCACGGAATTTCCAGATCAGATGCGCTATAACCGGCAGCAGCAGGTCGTAAAGGGAAGCATATTCTTCAGCGCTAAAAATTTACAGATCAACCCACTCGCCATTCGGGATTCGTTACAGACAAATTTCTACCGGCATCCGGCACTTGTACCAACAATGACGTGGCTGGATAGTATTCCTCCCTTGCCACCCCGCGATGTAAAGGCGGCCATGACAGCTGAGGGTGTTGAATTATATTGGGAGCAATCGGCCGAAGCCAGCGATGGTGACGAGGCCAGTGCTTATCTTATCTACCGATTTGAAGGACGCCGACCGCGTTTGCTCACCAACGACCCCCGCTATATATTGGGGAGATGCACCGGCGAATCATCTACCCGCTTTCTGGATAAGACGGCTGATCCTAAAAAGAAATACACCTACGTACTCACAGCTCTCGATCGGCTTCAGAACGAAAGCCGGGAGGTGTCAATAAAAGTGCCTTAA
- a CDS encoding DUF2256 domain-containing protein: MKMRKKTDLPTKICPVCNRPFTWRKKWERDWDNVVYCSDACRANGKRQN, translated from the coding sequence ATGAAAATGCGTAAAAAGACAGATTTGCCAACGAAAATATGCCCCGTATGCAATCGACCGTTTACCTGGCGCAAAAAATGGGAGCGTGACTGGGATAACGTCGTATACTGTAGCGACGCGTGCCGGGCAAATGGAAAAAGACAGAATTGA
- a CDS encoding TIGR03643 family protein — MKSPTTSILLSDADIDRIVEMAWEDRTPFEAIQAQFGLAEQDVIDLMRRELKQASWRRWRARVQGRSTKHVTLSAVTDARFKSAQQRAISLNKVSKR; from the coding sequence ATGAAATCACCAACAACAAGTATACTCCTATCAGACGCTGATATTGACCGCATCGTAGAAATGGCCTGGGAAGACCGGACTCCTTTCGAGGCTATCCAGGCGCAATTTGGTCTGGCCGAACAGGACGTTATCGACCTGATGCGTCGGGAGTTAAAACAGGCCTCGTGGCGGAGATGGCGGGCGCGTGTACAAGGACGTTCGACGAAACACGTAACTTTATCAGCGGTTACAGATGCCCGATTCAAGTCAGCTCAACAGCGCGCAATTTCCCTGAACAAGGTTAGTAAACGGTAA
- a CDS encoding Lrp/AsnC family transcriptional regulator encodes MSSQKLDQIDRNVLEILQANAKITNAQLSKEIGLSPAPTLERVKKLETSGIIQSYHAQLNREKIGLGVTTFVMVTLVGHKKETTMSFVEKVNEIAEIIECHHITGSGDFLLKVIAKDISSYQGLMLDVINEIDEVASTQTMVIMSTFKESKVLPIP; translated from the coding sequence ATGTCGAGCCAGAAATTAGATCAGATAGATCGAAACGTATTAGAAATTCTCCAGGCAAACGCTAAAATCACCAACGCTCAGCTTTCTAAAGAAATAGGCCTTTCGCCCGCACCAACTCTCGAACGCGTTAAGAAGCTCGAAACATCGGGCATTATTCAGAGCTACCATGCTCAGTTAAACCGCGAGAAAATCGGTCTTGGCGTAACAACATTTGTTATGGTTACGCTTGTCGGTCATAAGAAAGAGACCACAATGTCGTTTGTCGAAAAAGTTAACGAAATCGCCGAAATCATAGAGTGTCACCACATTACCGGATCGGGCGACTTTCTACTTAAAGTAATCGCGAAAGATATTTCGTCTTATCAGGGGCTGATGCTTGATGTGATTAACGAAATCGATGAGGTAGCCAGCACACAGACGATGGTGATCATGTCTACCTTCAAGGAGAGCAAAGTGTTGCCAATTCCTTAA